The Chitinophaga lutea genome contains the following window.
GGGGTACATTTTCAGCAAACGCACCAGCATCCAGTGCCCGTGGACGCTGCTATGCCAGTCGTAGCACCCGTAAAAAGCGGGGTGATAAGTTTGCGGCGCTTTCAGGTACGAAGAGTCCGAAAACACGATGCCCGTTTTATACGGGAATGCGTGCTGCATGCATTTGAGCGGCAGCGCTGCGAAGTGAAGGGCGCCGGCGGTAGTGAGCCGCATCTGTCCGTCTTTTTCCGTGTAGAGGGACATTTGCGCAAAACCATTGGAATACCACAACAGGCATACAAGCAGGGATAAAACTCTCATATCAGCGGTTGAGTAACAGTTTGAAATAGAATGACGGGCGGGTGAGTTTTTTCCGCAGGTCTACTTCATAAAACATGCTGGAAATCACGTCACGCAGTTGTTTATTCCTCATGCCCATTTTCATGAGCCAGTTAAACAGGCGGGGATACTTCACCAGTTGCTGCAGTTTGTAACTCAGGCGCAGCTCCGGGCCCAGTACGCGGTACACGCTTTCGTCGTAGGCCATCATCGTTTCCGCCGAACAATCACCGGTATCCAGACAGGCGGCAGCCTGTTTGGCCGCGATGGCGCCGCAGTAAATGGCGTTGCCGATGCCTTCCCCGGTAAAAGGGTCGATGATAAAAGCGGCATCGCCCACCAGCATATACCGGCTGCCGGAAAGGCGCCGTTTTTTGGAGCCCAGCGGCAGGCCGTAGCCATCGAGGCTGCTCACCATCTCCGCATCGCGGAAACGTTCTGCAAATATCGGATCCTGCTTCAGCGTGTCTGTGAGCAGGGTTTTGAGATTGATCTTCCGGTCGCGCACCGCATCGCTCAGCATATCCATGCCTACATTGGCTTCGCCGTTGGGCAGGGGGAATATCCAGAGATAACCCGGCAGCAGGTTTTTGAGAAAATGGAGCTCGATGAAGCTGTCCTGGTGTGTGCCTTTCACGCCTTTGTAATAAGCGCGGATACCGGCGGCATAATATTTCGGTTCCATGCGGATGTTGGCCACATCGCGGGTGAAGGAAGAATGTGCGCCGTTGGCCACGATCAGGATTTTAGCTTTTACCTGGAAGTCGCCGGCGTTGTTGGACAGCAGGTAGCCATCCGTTTCTTCCGTGTATTTGTCGATGCTGACGCCTTCGAACAACTGCACATTTGGGCTGCGCTTCAGTTCATCCACCATAAAATTGTCGAAGTGGATGCGTTTGCAGACGAAGCCGATGGGGGAATCCGATTGTTTGTTGTAGTTGGGTTTGTACGGAACGTCCATGCTTTGGCGGCCGGGAGAAACGAAGGTGACGCCCCAGCTGTTTTCTTTTTCCGCGAACTGTTGCAGGCGGTCTGCAATGGCGGGATCGATCTTCTGCAGGCCGGTGATAACCTTACCGCTCAACCCGTCGCCACACACCTTGTCGCGGGGGAAGACCGCTTTGTCCACTACAACGCAGGGAATGCCGAGCCTGTCGAGTTGCAGGGCCGTGGTGGCGCCGCCGGGGCCTGCTCCGATAATACATACTGATGTGGTGATCATAGGTCGCCAAGATACGTATTCTGGCGGCGCTGTGGAAATATATATCTTTGTCCAAAACCGATAATTATGTTTGGAGACTTGTTTGGAAAACTGCAGGAGGCGCAGCAGAAAATGAGCGATACGAAGGAGCGCCTCAAGAATATTACCGTTGCCGGAGAAGCGGGTAACGGCGCCGTAAAGGTAGTGGTAACCGGCAACCGCGAGGTACAGAGCCTGGAGGTGGCGCCGGAACTGCTGAGCGCGGATAAAAAGGAGGAGCTGGAAGACCTGCTGATCACCGCTCTGAATCGCGCGCTGAAAAATGCGGAAAATACCTGGGAAGCGGAAATGAAAAACGTGGCGGGCGGTATGCTCGGCGGCATGGGCCTTCCCGGAATGTAAGGCATAAAAAAACCGTCCCAACTTTAGTCGGGACGGTTTCATATCCTTTTGTCTTTATCTATTACACTTAGCTAACCTCTTCCGCTTTCAGCATCTTTTGGTACTTCTTCCTCTCTTCTTCATCCAGGATGGTTTTGCGCATACGGATGTGGTTCGGTGTTACTTCGATGCACTCGTCCTGCTGGATGTACTCCATGCACTCTTCAAGCGTCATCAGTATTTTAGGCGCAATGTTCGCAGCACCATCGGTACCGCTTGCACGCATGTTGGTCAATTTTTTGCCCTCGTTGGGGTTTACCACCAGGTCGCCGGGTTTGTTGTTTTCACCGATGATCATGCCTTTGTAAACCTCTTCTCCCGGATCAACGAAGAATGAACCTCTGTCCTGCAGTTTATCAAGGGAATAACCGGTAGTGGTACCGCCTTCCTTAGCACAGAGAACACCGTTGTTACGGCCGGGGATGGGGCCTTTCCAGGGTTTGTAGTCATTAAACCTGTGTGCCATTACCGCTTCACCGGCGGTGTTGGTCAGCATCTGCGTACGCAGGCCGATCAAACCGCGAGAAGGAATCTCGAATTCCAGGTGTTGCATTTCACCTTTGGTTTCCATGATCAGCATTTCTCCTCTGCGGCGTGTAACCAGGTCAATCACTTTAGAAGCAAATTCCTGCGGAACGTCTACCACAAGTGTTTCAAACGGTTCGCATTTTTTGCCGTCGATGATTTTGGTGATTACCTGCGGCTGACCTACAGTCAGTTCATATCCTTCGCGGCGCATGGTTTCTACCAGTACACCCAGGTGAAGGATACCGCGGCCATATACCATGAAGCTATCTGCAGTTTCGGTATCGTGCACACGCAATGCCAGGTTCTTTTCCGTTTCTTTCATCAGGCGGTCGCG
Protein-coding sequences here:
- a CDS encoding NAD(P)/FAD-dependent oxidoreductase: MITTSVCIIGAGPGGATTALQLDRLGIPCVVVDKAVFPRDKVCGDGLSGKVITGLQKIDPAIADRLQQFAEKENSWGVTFVSPGRQSMDVPYKPNYNKQSDSPIGFVCKRIHFDNFMVDELKRSPNVQLFEGVSIDKYTEETDGYLLSNNAGDFQVKAKILIVANGAHSSFTRDVANIRMEPKYYAAGIRAYYKGVKGTHQDSFIELHFLKNLLPGYLWIFPLPNGEANVGMDMLSDAVRDRKINLKTLLTDTLKQDPIFAERFRDAEMVSSLDGYGLPLGSKKRRLSGSRYMLVGDAAFIIDPFTGEGIGNAIYCGAIAAKQAAACLDTGDCSAETMMAYDESVYRVLGPELRLSYKLQQLVKYPRLFNWLMKMGMRNKQLRDVISSMFYEVDLRKKLTRPSFYFKLLLNR
- a CDS encoding YbaB/EbfC family nucleoid-associated protein, coding for MFGDLFGKLQEAQQKMSDTKERLKNITVAGEAGNGAVKVVVTGNREVQSLEVAPELLSADKKEELEDLLITALNRALKNAENTWEAEMKNVAGGMLGGMGLPGM